The bacterium genome segment CAGGAATTTGCTGGTCAGAATCAGTCCGGCTTTAAAATCTCTTGCGTAATCCTTCATTCCCACGAGTTTGTCTTGTTCCTGATTGAGAAACGCAAGTTGAGAAGCCACCTGAGAAGGAGAGATGGAGGCCATATATTGTATGTCGAATATGTCCTTATCGTGCTGTGCTTGAGAAAGCCGCAAAAACATTGCGAGCTGCATCAGACTGATCGGCCTGCTGGTTTTTGATCGTTCCTTCGTGACGCGGTATTCCGGTACCATCTGCGTTTTCTCCATGTGGACCTGCAGCCCGAAATAGGAAGGTTGATGTTGCGGAAATCTTGCAATCACTTCCTGGTTTCGCTCGTCGAGATCACGACAAAGTATGACGGGAGCTTTCAGAAAGGGATCGTTCCAGCTTATAAATTCTTGATTGATTTCCGGCCGTAGAAATACCAGCGTTTTTTGATTGCCCAGTCTGTTGATCTCCGATTGCAAAGGACCATTTTGATAAATGGAGGGAGAACACTTCTCCAGGAATGACTGCAGCCGCAAGAAAGGGGAGATCATTAGAAAAAGAATAAACACTGCCGCCACTGTGGAATTTTCATGGATATGTCTGGCGAGGAAAAGCAAAAGAAAAAGAGCCACGGGGAACAGAAAACGCGGGCCGTAAATCAGATCAATGTTGTAATAGAAGAAGTAAAACACAATCAGAATAGCAAAACTTGAGAAAAGGAGTTTGTCCCAGAGATCGATTTGTTTTGAAGTCATCAGGAAAAAGATCAGGAAGAAAATTGCGCCGGAAACGAACCCGGTCAACCACAGGTTCAAACCCAGGATCAGCAAAGCGGAATTTTCCAACCCTTTTGACACGGTGTGAGTGCGTCCGACCATCTCGGAAAATCCATACTTCATATTCAGCTCAAGTGTGTAGCCCGGCACCAAGGGGTCGCCTGTTGTTTTCCAGTTGAAGAAGCTCAGGAATGCGACGCCGGCGACAATTCCCGAGATGATCACGATTGGAAAGAGCAGAGACCGCATTTGGATTTTTTTCCAGGCCACATAAGCAAGAATGGGCGCCAAAAAAGGGATCATTGAAAAACCTCGCACCAAGACAGCGCTGATCAAACAGAGGAAGAGCCCGCACAAACGAAGCGCTGATGTTTCTTCGGTTTCCCGCCTGCAAACAGATAGATGACTGCGCTGCAAAAGAAAAGTTCTGGTACCTGAACCATGAGCACAGAAAACATTACGAGAAGAAAAGGAGAAGTGATCGCGAGAAGGGCTAACCATATGGCAGGTCGTTCGCCGTACCATCTTTTTGCGTAAGCGGACCAGATGGCAAGAGAAAGCGCTCCCAGCAGCGGACAGAGCAGCCATTCTGCCCGGGCTTTCAGCGCCGCGCCGAGCATCATCGCGAATCCCGGAAGAAACATGCCGAACCAGCGTCCCTCTTTTACTACCAGTTCGTCGCTATCAAACGTGAAAAAATCGAGAGGCGACGGCGCAGGGGCGTACGACCGGTAGTGCGAAAAAATTTTCGCTTGAAAAAAATGAGCAGCAGAGTCGGTATTGAGAAGCGTTCGATCAAATACAAAGAGCGCAATCCAGGAGCAAGCACAAAAAAAGAAAAAACAGAGCACTCCAGAAATTCCGCGCCACCGGCAAAGCGCCCCGATAAGCCTGTCCGCTGTTTTCCATAACCGATTCCGAAGCGACGCAAAGGCGCTGAATAGCAAAAAGGCAGAATACAAAAATACCGCTTGATGGAAAAGCTCCAAATGCCAGTTATATTCATAGGTTAGCTCGTTGATTTGCAGCCAATCGGGCCAAGGCAGGCAGAGAAACAGCAGCGGCGCGGCTCCGATCCACCTTCCCCTTGGAACATCACGGAGATGGGACCTGAGCGTGTTAGATACCAGTCTCACGTTGAGCAGCAGTGCGGAAACAATAAGGAGAATAAAAATGAGATAGTCCTGTTTATGCTGAAAAGCGTACCAGGTGAGTAATTGTTTTCGTGCCAGCGCCAGCAAACCCGCCGTGATTAACAGTTGAAGGAGCGTCCTTACATATTTTGGCTGCACGCGGGATTCCTCACCAGGATGTAAAGACCCGGACTTTCGCTGAAAAATAACGGCGCACTTCGTCATCCGATATTTCCGAATCCCTATTCACGTTCATCCGGCGCTCCATTTTTTGTATTTGTTCCACGATCGGCTTTCCAATTTCTTTGGTAGCCATGAAAGAACGCAAAGCCAGTTGCATTTCCTGTTTGATCGTTTCGGTATCCAGTTTTTCCAACCAACCCTCTCCATGCACTTCTTCCGCGACTCTGGGTAGCAAAAACACACGCCCGATGTGAAGCAATCCTTGTCTAAATGCGGGATCAAATCTCGTATCTCCTGAGCGGCTGGAAAGTTGCCTCTCAAGGAACTGAAGCTGCAGCACTGCGCTTTCTCCATAAAGCAATTCGTGGTACACAATGTCTACACAATCACGGTCCGGGTAATCCCGCGCTGCAATAATGGACTTGACCATTCGGAAGAAGCTGAAAGCTCCTTCTGTCCTGTTTGAAGGTTGCGTATCCATCAGGAAAAGTGGGGTATTCCTGAAATTCTCATTCTTCTTGTAATAGAGCGGACGAAACTCAGGAAAGGCAGCCTCGATTTGACGATTTTTTTTCCCCAGATCTCTACAGACAATCACCGGACCATCCAGAAACGGTTCATTCCAGGCGGTAAACTCCTGACGCATCTTTTTGTCAATGAAAAGCAAAATCTTTTCACCACGGCGCTCTCGCAAACCTTCTTTCAAATTACCTGTAATGTTCGTAGCTGGATTGAGATTGTTTATCAGTGAAGGAAGTCTTACCGGAACGGAGATCAGGAGAAAAAGGACAAGAAACGCGGCGACACTGCTTCGCGACTCTCCACTGTCCGGGAAAACTGCCCGCACAGTGAACAGCAACAGGACAGGACCAAGAAAAGCGTAGTACCTGGGGCCGAAATGGAGCTGCTGAAAGAAATAAAAGAGATAGAAAGTTGAAAGCCCTGCTGCGCTCAACAAAAGAATGCGGTCCCACATTTCGTTTTTTGACGTTTTCACGCTGAAAATAGCGAGAAAAATGATTGAGCCGGAAAACAATCCTGAGACCCATAAGTCGAGAGCAAGAATGCTATCCGATAAATTCTCCAGGGCGCGTGCGGGAGTATGCACGTTTCCATCTCCGGCAGCGCCGATCCCGAGTCCATCACTTGAGTATTCCAAAACATAGGGAGCGACAAAGGGATCCCCTGTCAGCTTCCATTGATACAGCAACAACAGTGAAAGGCCCGTGGCCAGTCCAGCCACCGTAGCCGCCGTGTACCGAATTGATTTTCTTTTCCATTCACAAAAGCAGGTGTAAACAATTACAGGCAGAAGAAGAGCCATGACCGAAAAGAAGCGCACCAGCACCCCGAGCGCTATCAGCGGAAACAGGAACCAAATAAGCCGGCCACCGGAACCTTCTGCTGCTCTGCGCGATATGTATAGAAATGCTGAAACAATCGTCAGCTCTGCGGCATTTACTACAGGATTAGAATGAATGACGATTAAAAATGGCGAGAGAATCATCAGAATGCCCAGCAGAGCTGCTTGCTGCTCCCCGTGCCATCTCCTGGCGTAAGCAATCCAGATGGCGCAGGTGACGGCGCCCAGGAATGGATTCAAAAGCCACTCCGCTCCGATCGCAAGCCCAGCGGCAAGCAGCAGCGAAAAACCCGGAAAGTTCATTCCAAACCAACGACCATTGCGAATGATGACCTGGTCTCCCGAAAAGGTGAAGAATTCTGTCAGGGCCTGGGGCGGAGCCGGCGCATCGACATGAAATCGAGTGAAGATCTTCGCCTGAAACAGATAAGCTGCCGCATCAGTGATCAGAGGCGTCTCGTGATAAAAGAAAACGCTCACATACGCACAAAAAAGAAAAAACAGGAGGGGTAATAAATACGAGAAGTACTTGTTTGCGGCCAGAAAACCTGTGCTCTTTTGTAAGAACTTATTCAGAATATCGCGCAGGGCAGGCAGATGCGTGATCAAAAGATAGGCAGCGTATATAAAGAGAACCTGATACAACAGGATTTTGCCCCAGTGTTGTCGTACGGTTTGAGTGCTTAAAGAAAACCACTCTCCCCAGGGAAGCATGAGCGCAAGAATGACACCCAGCAAACACGCGCTTTTAAGATTGATTTTTGACAGTGCCCGAAACAATAACGGGAAAAAAAGCAGGATAATCGCGATTATCAGAAAACCGACGGAGGTCAGATGATCCGTCAGCCGCGAGCTATCGTCTGAAAAGGAAAGAAATTTCCAGGCGGCGAACAAACAGAGGAGTCCAGCCAAATGGCGCAATACCGGGCCGAGCCGAAATGTTTGAAGGTCCTGTTCCAACGCGAAAAAAATTCTAACACATTACGGAGCGCATGGCGTCTCGCCTGCATTACGGGCGCGGACGTCCCGTCCGCACCTACATGCATTTCCCCCAAAGGTGTCTTTTTTCCCACCTGTGTATGCCAAATGGTTGAGAGAACCGCTTCTCTTCCCGAATGTGTCCATTATATACTCCCCACTTAGAATAAAAACTTTAAACATTTTCGGATTTCCATTACACGTTCGCCGTCCTTAAATCCGCGCCAGTGATATAATTACAGTATGTCGAAAACTTCAGTAAAGGAAGAAGCACGTCGTATTATCGAAAAGCTTCCAGAAGACTCCACCTGGGATGATCTGATGTACGAAATCTATGTGCGTCAAGCAATTGAAGCCGGGTTGGAGGATAGTAAAGCTGGACGTACACTCAGTGTTCAGGCAGTACGCTCCCAATTCGGCCTTGAGAAGTGAAGGTCAATTGGACCATCGCCGCACAGAAACATTTACTCGACATCTACCAGTACATCGCTGCCGATTCGACCTCTATGCCCAACGAATGATAGACCGATTGACTCGCCGGTCGGAACAAATTGGGCACTTTCCTCAGTCTGGGCGTGTTGTTCCTGAGTTCGAACTTCCGGATATCAGGGAAGTTATCGAAGGTCCATACCGCATTGTTTACAGGATTCTACCAAAACAAGTTGACATCCTTGCGGTAGTTCATGGTTCTCGTAAAACGCCATTGTAGATCGAGGGCGGCGAACACGGCTTGGCAAAGTCTTAGGAACGATGCACGGGGAGGCGCATCGCAGCAGCGGGTTCGAGAAACTGCGCTTCCCGTTGGAGAGTTATTTTTGAGTGTCCCCGATACACACCGCTTCAGATGGAACATGGTGGTGCAGATGCTGACCGACGTCATCGCCGGCATTTTCCTCGCCTACGTGGCTTATGTCGTGTTCCTGCGCAGCTATCGCGCGAGGCTATCCCCGAGCTCGAACGGCGCCTTTGCACCGGTCTGGGTTTCATCGGGATTCACGCGCTCATGGTCGTCTGCTTCTGGGTGGCGTACCAGATGCGCGTCGTGGCGTGAGTCCGGCGGCGCCGGCCGTGACCATGTCCTCGCTTACGAGTTTGGGCATTTGGCGTATAGAATCTTAAGAACGGAGCCTTCGGGCGTGCCGATCAGCTCCGGCGTTATGCGTCAGGAACACAACGTAGGAGGCAATTTATGGAACTGGGAGCTTTCTCTGTTAGCTTGGCTGTAAAAGATATCGAGGCGTCGAAGCTCTTTTACGAAAAGCTGGGGTTTACAATTTTCGCAGGAGATCAATCGCAGAATTGGCTGATTATGAAGAATGGCCCCCACGCTATTGGGTTGTTTCAAGGCATGTTCGATAAGAACATTCTCACCTTCAACCGGGCTGGAATAGCGATGCTCAGCAACTGAGAGAATTCACGGACGTTCGAGAATTGCAGCGCAAGCTCAAAGATCGTGGCGTAAAGATGATTTCAGAAGCAGACGAAAGCTCTACTGGTCCGGCTAGCTTTATGATTGTTGATCCAGATGGAAACACGATTCTGGTAGATCAACACGTATAGTGTCAATGTGGTACATGAAGACCACACGAACAGCACCCCAAAATATAGACGAATACATTGCGGGCTTCCCGGGCGATGTTCGGAAGATTCTGGAAAAGATCAGGATGACGATTAAGAAAGCAGCTCCGGACGCGGAAGAAACTATCAGTTATCAGATGCCGACCTTTATTCTGAAAGGTATCCTGGTTCATTTTGCAGCGTTCGAAAACCATATCGGGTTCTATCCCACGCCAACAGGAATTGAGAAATTCAAAAATGAATTATCGATTTATGAAGGCGGAAAGGGTTCAGTGCAATTTCCGTTCGACAAACCAATTCCTTTCGGCTTGATTAGCAAGATCGTGAAGTTCAGAGTCAAGGAAAATTTGGAAAGAGCAGAAACAAAAGGCAAGAAGCGATAGATTCACTTTGGCTTTCGGCTGTTTCTGACTTGTATATGGAGTCGTGCGAAATGTACTCATTATTAGGGGACTTGCGGCGCTCTTTGGCTTCAAATCTGTTGATGGACCATGCGAAGTGTGTTAACCATGGAATGTAATGAGACGGAGTGGCATACATGTCTATTTAAGTATCGTC includes the following:
- a CDS encoding DUF1801 domain-containing protein; translated protein: MKTTRTAPQNIDEYIAGFPGDVRKILEKIRMTIKKAAPDAEETISYQMPTFILKGILVHFAAFENHIGFYPTPTGIEKFKNELSIYEGGKGSVQFPFDKPIPFGLISKIVKFRVKENLERAETKGKKR